The DNA window AAATCTGTAGAATTACTAATAAAATTAGCAGAAAGGGAGAAAATAGATATAGAGATTGTACCAGGAATGAGCTTTATAGATCCAATAATATCCGGGATAAAAAGAGATCCTATAAACGGTCTTAAAATTTTAGATGCTTTAGTTTTAAAATCTAATGAATTGGATATAAATGTAGATAATATCATAACTCAGGTTTATAATAAAAGGGTAGCCTCAGAGGTAAAATTGACTATTTCTGAAGTCTATGGAGATGAATATGAGATAATATTTATAGACAGTAGTGGTATGAAGGATAAAGAAAAAATGTTAAGAATACCTGTATACAAATTGGACAGACTAGAAGAAATAGGGGATTTAACCAGTGTATACGTACCTAAAGTGGATAAAAAACAAAAAAAGGTATATGATATTAATGATTTATTAAATATTATGGAAAAATTGAGAAGTGCTGAAGGCTGTCCTTGGGATATTAGACAAACTTATACCTCTTTAAGAGAAAATGTTATTGAAGAGGCTTATGAGGTAGTAGATGCTGTTGATAATGAGGATATAGATGGTTTAGCTGAAGAATTAGGGGATCTGCTATTACAAGTAGTTTTTTATAGTCAAATGGCTAAAGAAGATGGATATTTTAATTTTATAGATATAACAACAGCAATAACTGATAAATTAATTTTTCGACATCCTCATGTATTCAATGTGAAAAAACTAGAAAAATCTGATGAAGTAGTGTATAATTGGAATCACGCTAAATTTAAGTCGAGAAACCTTGAAAGTTACACAGATAGATTAAAGGATATACAAAAGTTACCTGCTCTTATGAAAAGTTATAAAGTGCAAGAAAGAGCAAGTGATATAGGTTTTGATTGGAATAATGTTGCCGGTGCATTAGAAAAGGTAAAAGAAGAATATTTTGAGGTGTTGGAAGCTTTGGAATTATTTGAAGGTGGTGATGCTAGGGCGATTGAAGAGGAACTAGGAGATTTGTTGTTTTCGGTTGTAAATGTCTGTAGATTTCTAAATTTAAATCCGGAAGTAGTTTTAAATAAAACAACAAATAAGTTTATTAAGAGATTTGAAAAGATGGAAATCGAAAGTGAAAAGATAGGAAAAAAATTAGAAGAAATGACCTTAGAGGAGATGGATGTACTTTGGAATAAATCAAAGGTACATAAAAATTTATAAAATGTTTAAAACTAAGGCATAGTATTTTATATTTTAAAACGAGGAGGAATATTTTATGAATAAGGCAGAATTAATTGCTGGTATAGCAGAAAATAGTGGATTAACAAAGAAGGATGCAGAAAGTTCATTAAATGCGTTTATGGAGGTAGTACAAGAGGCATTATCAGAGGAAGAAAAAGTACAACTTGTAGGCTTTGGAACTTTTGAAGTAAGACATAGAAAAGCAAGAGAAGGAAGAAACCCAAGAAATCCAGAAGAAGTTATTCAAATACCAGCTTCAAAAGCACCTGTATTTAGAGCAGGGAAATCACTTAAAGAAGCAGTTAATAAGTAAAAAATCAGGTCTTAGACCTGATTTTTTACTTATAGATAAAGTTAATTGAAAGGAGAGAACTATGAGAATAGATAAATTTTTAAAAAATTCAAGAATTATTAAAAGACGTAGTGTAGCTAAAACGGCCTGTGAACAAGGACGAGTATATATTAATAGTAAGCAAGTAAAGCCTGGAAGTATAGTTGAAGTTGGAGATATTATTGAAGTTGAATTTGGAACAAATAAGATGAAGGTAGAAGTATTAAAGGTAGGGGATAATATACCTAAAAATAAGGCGGAAGAAATGTATAAAGTTCTTTAAGATATTACTTTTGTAATAAAAGCCCCTTTTTATTCATAATATTTATATAGGAGTGGATGAGGAGGGAGATATATGGAAAATAACAAGGTAACCTTCAAAAATCAAAATGTATTTTTAGAAGATAGAAAAAAACTCTCTGTTACTGGGGTAGAACAAGTAGAAAGTTATAATGATAATACTATAATACTTATAACTATAAAGGGTGTAATAACCGTAAAAGGTGAAGGATTAAATATAAATAAATTAAATTTAGATGATGGAAATGTAAAAATAGATGGTTCTGTAAATGGAATAGTCTATACTGGTAGAGAAGGAAGTACAAAGGGAAAATTATTTGAAAAAATGTTTAAATAATTTGGGGCGAAGATTATGGACAATTCTTTAAAGGTTCAAAGTTATATTTTTTTAACTTCAATATATGGTGGACTATTAATTGGAACTGTTTATGACTTATACAAAGTATTTAGATATTTTTTGAAACCTAAAAAAATAGCTACTCTTATTGAAGATGTATTGTTTTGGATAGTTATTACAATAATAGTTTTTTCCGTACTAATAAAAAGTACCTGGGGGGAATTAAGAGGTTATATTTTTGTAGGTTTATTTATAGGAGCTTTTCTGTATTTTAAACTAATTAGTAAGATTGTATATTCTTTATTAGTAAAGTTGTTTCAGTTGATAATTTCTATATTATCAATTCCTGTGAATCAAATAAAAAAGCTTGCTAAACCCTTTACTAGGAAAGTTAAAAAAACTAATAAAGTATTGAAAGAGATGGGAAAAGATACTAAGAAATATATTTCTATAATTTCTAAGAAAAAATAAAGGGGTTATTCAAAAAATGTAGAATATTTACTATAGGTGGTGGTTTTATGGCGAAAAAAAAGAAGAAAAATAATTTAAGGTTAAGACATTTAATATTAATATTATTTTCTATTTACGTAGTTATTACTTTTGTTAGCCAGCAAAAAACTATAAGAGCCTTAAAAACTGAAAAAATAATGAAAGAAGAAGAAATCGTTAAGTTAAAGAAAGAGGTTAAAGAATTAGATAAAGAAATAAAAGATAGTGATAGTTTAGAATTTGTTGAAAAAGTAGCAAGGGAAGAACTAAATATGGTAAAGCCTAAGGAAATTATTTATGTAGATCAAAATAAGAATAAGAACCTTTTCTTTAAAACGAGAAAGCCATAGACAGAATTGACATATAAGTTTATCTGATATATACTTATATGGACAATTATATTATAAGGAGGAGTTTTTTATATATGCCCGTTATTGTAGGAGAGGTAGTTGAGGGAACTGTTACTGGTATAACTAATTTTGGAGCATTCGTTCAACTAGCTAAAGGGAAGACTGGTTTAGTCCATATTTCTGAAATATCTGATGATTATGTAGAGAAAGTGAGTGATTATCTTAAAAAAAATGAGAAGGTTAAAGTAAAAGTTCTTTCTGTTACTAAGGAGGGAAAGATAAGTCTTTCTATTAGACAAGCTAAACCTAAAACTACAAACCCAGTAGAAGTAGATTGGGGAAAAACAGATGAAAGACAAAAGTATTTATCCTTTGAAGATAA is part of the Tissierellales bacterium genome and encodes:
- a CDS encoding HU family DNA-binding protein, encoding MNKAELIAGIAENSGLTKKDAESSLNAFMEVVQEALSEEEKVQLVGFGTFEVRHRKAREGRNPRNPEEVIQIPASKAPVFRAGKSLKEAVNK
- the yabQ gene encoding spore cortex biosynthesis protein YabQ, with product MDNSLKVQSYIFLTSIYGGLLIGTVYDLYKVFRYFLKPKKIATLIEDVLFWIVITIIVFSVLIKSTWGELRGYIFVGLFIGAFLYFKLISKIVYSLLVKLFQLIISILSIPVNQIKKLAKPFTRKVKKTNKVLKEMGKDTKKYISIISKKK
- a CDS encoding S1 RNA-binding domain-containing protein: MPVIVGEVVEGTVTGITNFGAFVQLAKGKTGLVHISEISDDYVEKVSDYLKKNEKVKVKVLSVTKEGKISLSIRQAKPKTTNPVEVDWGKTDERQKYLSFEDKLSNFMKESSERQDQLKSRESRKGYGNKNKVR
- a CDS encoding septum formation initiator family protein; this encodes MAKKKKKNNLRLRHLILILFSIYVVITFVSQQKTIRALKTEKIMKEEEIVKLKKEVKELDKEIKDSDSLEFVEKVAREELNMVKPKEIIYVDQNKNKNLFFKTRKP
- the yabP gene encoding sporulation protein YabP; this translates as MENNKVTFKNQNVFLEDRKKLSVTGVEQVESYNDNTIILITIKGVITVKGEGLNINKLNLDDGNVKIDGSVNGIVYTGREGSTKGKLFEKMFK
- the mazG gene encoding nucleoside triphosphate pyrophosphohydrolase: MKKIYVLGLGPGDVNLLTLKAVERLNSGKINFLRTEKHPTVDYLRENNIAYRSYDYIYENSKDFEQIYDSIAKDLIKQVKIYNSINYFTPGNPLVAEKSVELLIKLAEREKIDIEIVPGMSFIDPIISGIKRDPINGLKILDALVLKSNELDINVDNIITQVYNKRVASEVKLTISEVYGDEYEIIFIDSSGMKDKEKMLRIPVYKLDRLEEIGDLTSVYVPKVDKKQKKVYDINDLLNIMEKLRSAEGCPWDIRQTYTSLRENVIEEAYEVVDAVDNEDIDGLAEELGDLLLQVVFYSQMAKEDGYFNFIDITTAITDKLIFRHPHVFNVKKLEKSDEVVYNWNHAKFKSRNLESYTDRLKDIQKLPALMKSYKVQERASDIGFDWNNVAGALEKVKEEYFEVLEALELFEGGDARAIEEELGDLLFSVVNVCRFLNLNPEVVLNKTTNKFIKRFEKMEIESEKIGKKLEEMTLEEMDVLWNKSKVHKNL
- a CDS encoding RNA-binding S4 domain-containing protein, which encodes MRIDKFLKNSRIIKRRSVAKTACEQGRVYINSKQVKPGSIVEVGDIIEVEFGTNKMKVEVLKVGDNIPKNKAEEMYKVL